A window of the Pseudomonadota bacterium genome harbors these coding sequences:
- a CDS encoding creatininase family protein, which translates to MIFRFEELNWKELDAMDRSRTMFFFPVSPLEEHGPHLPIGVDYINADFFARETADVVQGRYPDWNLILIPALALGSHVIDYVGSVGIRQRVLRDLLIDYGASLAKHGFRYIVLFSCHGAPGHIVALEEACAHVSRKYRVQMIAPAGRLSIKLFLGEYYERFNKHMPKPLADEMLKDMRKDYHAGLWETSMMLLFRPDLVKDEYKHLSPVLRDAWRVIVDSAGSSAEGGGYLGLPAGASVEFARASTRVLRDEAFKVLERMMAGEDVRREATTFYGWIPFLRVDFWNNVLLFGATVAVAAGAASFWRWFSDVLDEAHSGPTRAESDQRGGGRDDEAEAGEHD; encoded by the coding sequence GTGATCTTTCGCTTCGAAGAGCTCAACTGGAAGGAGCTCGACGCGATGGATCGATCGCGCACCATGTTCTTCTTCCCCGTGAGCCCTCTCGAAGAGCATGGTCCCCACCTCCCCATCGGGGTCGACTACATCAACGCAGACTTCTTCGCGCGCGAGACGGCCGATGTCGTGCAGGGCCGCTATCCGGACTGGAACCTCATCCTCATCCCCGCGCTCGCCCTGGGGTCGCACGTCATCGATTACGTGGGCAGCGTGGGCATACGCCAGCGCGTGCTGCGCGATCTGCTCATCGACTACGGCGCCTCGCTGGCCAAGCACGGGTTTCGATATATCGTGCTGTTCTCTTGTCACGGTGCGCCCGGGCACATCGTCGCCCTCGAAGAGGCGTGTGCTCATGTCAGCCGCAAGTATCGCGTGCAGATGATTGCGCCGGCCGGCCGGCTCAGCATCAAGCTCTTCCTCGGCGAGTACTACGAGCGCTTCAACAAGCACATGCCCAAGCCGCTCGCCGACGAGATGCTCAAGGACATGCGCAAGGACTATCACGCCGGTCTCTGGGAGACCTCGATGATGCTGCTCTTCCGACCCGATCTGGTGAAGGATGAGTACAAGCACCTGAGTCCGGTTCTGCGTGATGCCTGGCGGGTCATCGTTGACTCTGCGGGAAGCTCGGCCGAGGGCGGCGGGTATCTGGGGCTTCCGGCCGGGGCCTCGGTGGAGTTCGCGCGCGCCTCGACCCGCGTGCTGCGCGACGAGGCGTTCAAGGTTCTCGAGCGCATGATGGCGGGAGAAGACGTGCGTCGCGAGGCCACGACCTTCTACGGGTGGATCCCCTTCCTGCGCGTTGATTTCTGGAACAACGTGCTGCTCTTCGGGGCCACCGTGGCTGTGGCGGCGGGCGCGGCTTCTTTCTGGCGCTGGTTCAGCGACGTTCTCGACGAGGCGCACAGCGGGCCCACGCGGGCCGAGAGCGACCAGCGCGGCGGGGGCCGCGATGACGAGGCGGAGGCAGGCGAGCACGACAG
- the rlmD gene encoding 23S rRNA (uracil(1939)-C(5))-methyltransferase RlmD — MARRGQWKPYGQLVELDVESCGSTGEGIATLDTYRYRVWGALPGERVEARIIGRKVGWRMAVVEQLLRPSPQRVASRCEVFGVCGGCSWQSLDYPAQLAQLESRVRGGLSQAGVDVDDACWAPAVGSAQTFHYRGKIELTFGGEPGALKLGFNRRGRYWEVVDVRECHIGPPVNAEVIRRVRAWADERGLTPYRQRGHEGFLRYLVLRQQQTVEPKRWLAALVTTSPTTQAWGQEALAASLADVEPSGSLLWVRSDTVSQAVRVEACETLLGDGRLTERLGDVTYTLGLESFFQANAVMAERLVALVRERVLAGPHDVVADLYCGVGTIALAMAHDCASIVGVEFVAAAVADAQANALAHGWEHITFIEGAAERHVWSPETQVIILDPPRSGLHPRLPRRLLESPVERVIYVSCSLEALARDLAVLAPRYAVVFAQCIDMFPHTPHVETVVELRARPDGGLPAAGGE, encoded by the coding sequence ATGGCGCGGCGCGGGCAGTGGAAGCCCTACGGTCAGCTCGTCGAGCTCGATGTCGAGTCGTGCGGTTCCACGGGCGAAGGCATCGCAACCCTTGACACCTACCGCTACCGCGTCTGGGGCGCCCTGCCTGGTGAGCGCGTCGAGGCCCGTATCATCGGGCGCAAGGTCGGCTGGCGCATGGCCGTGGTCGAGCAGCTGCTGCGGCCCTCTCCTCAGCGGGTGGCTTCGCGATGCGAGGTGTTTGGCGTGTGCGGCGGTTGCAGCTGGCAGAGCCTCGATTATCCGGCGCAGCTGGCGCAGCTCGAGTCTCGCGTGCGAGGGGGCCTCTCCCAGGCCGGCGTGGATGTCGATGACGCGTGCTGGGCGCCTGCTGTCGGATCAGCCCAGACCTTTCACTACCGCGGCAAGATCGAGCTCACCTTCGGCGGTGAGCCGGGGGCGTTGAAGCTCGGCTTCAACCGTCGGGGGCGCTACTGGGAGGTGGTCGATGTGCGCGAATGCCACATCGGCCCACCGGTCAATGCCGAGGTGATCCGACGCGTGCGCGCCTGGGCTGACGAGAGGGGCCTGACGCCGTATCGGCAGCGGGGTCACGAGGGCTTCCTGCGCTATCTGGTTCTGCGTCAGCAGCAGACCGTCGAGCCGAAGCGATGGCTGGCGGCGCTCGTCACCACGTCGCCGACGACGCAAGCGTGGGGGCAGGAGGCGCTGGCAGCGTCGCTGGCCGACGTCGAGCCGAGCGGGAGCCTGCTCTGGGTGAGAAGCGACACGGTGAGCCAGGCGGTCCGGGTGGAGGCCTGCGAGACGCTCCTGGGCGATGGGCGGCTCACCGAGCGCCTCGGCGACGTGACCTACACGCTGGGTCTTGAATCATTCTTCCAGGCGAACGCGGTCATGGCCGAGCGACTCGTCGCCCTCGTGCGAGAGCGGGTTCTCGCCGGACCGCACGACGTGGTGGCCGACCTCTACTGCGGCGTGGGCACCATTGCGCTCGCCATGGCGCACGATTGCGCCTCCATCGTGGGGGTCGAGTTCGTGGCCGCCGCGGTGGCCGACGCCCAGGCCAACGCCCTGGCGCACGGCTGGGAGCACATCACCTTCATCGAGGGCGCGGCCGAGCGTCACGTGTGGTCTCCCGAGACGCAGGTCATCATTCTCGATCCCCCGCGCAGCGGGCTGCATCCGAGGTTGCCACGTCGCCTTCTCGAGTCCCCCGTGGAGCGGGTGATCTACGTCTCGTGCAGCCTCGAGGCGCTCGCGCGAGATCTTGCCGTGCTGGCACCTCGATATGCCGTCGTCTTTGCCCAGTGCATCGACATGTTCCCCCATACGCCGCACGTCGAGACCGTGGTCGAGCTGCGCGCGCGACCCGACGGGGGATTGCCCGCGGCGGGCGGGGAATAA
- a CDS encoding amidohydrolase: MKPFHIRPEVLDLNEQLVEVRRDLHRHPELGFQEHRTAEVVARDLRALGFEVTEGVARTGVVGILRGERPGRTVLVRADMDGLPLREQSDASYVSQTGNTMHACGHDGHVSMALATARVLAGRRRGLEGTVKFVFQPAEEGPGGAEPMIEAGVLDGPKVDVALGIHLWAPLPVGQIGVTQGPFMAAADNFDITVLGVGGHGASPHTSVDPIVVSAHLVTALQTIVSRRSDPFESVVVTVGSIHGGTANNIIPDRVVLHGTARALAPEVRDQMERRIGEVVKGICEAFGARYEYRYHYSYPPTVNDSAVTALVADCVREAQAAPVICRTMGGEDMSYFLNRVPGCFFFVGCGNPSRGITHPHHSPFFDIDEDALPLGVEVMLRAVDAALAGRDLALAAARG; this comes from the coding sequence CTGAAGCCTTTCCACATCAGACCTGAGGTGCTCGATCTCAACGAGCAGCTGGTCGAGGTTCGACGAGACCTGCACCGCCATCCGGAGCTCGGCTTCCAGGAGCACCGAACGGCTGAGGTCGTAGCCCGCGACCTTCGCGCCCTCGGGTTCGAGGTGACCGAGGGCGTCGCCCGAACCGGGGTGGTGGGAATTCTGCGAGGCGAGCGCCCCGGACGCACGGTTCTCGTGCGCGCCGACATGGATGGCCTGCCGCTGCGCGAGCAGAGCGACGCGTCGTATGTGTCACAGACCGGGAACACCATGCACGCCTGTGGCCACGACGGCCATGTCTCCATGGCCCTTGCCACGGCGCGTGTTCTCGCGGGCCGCAGGCGCGGGCTCGAGGGCACGGTCAAGTTCGTCTTCCAGCCCGCCGAAGAAGGTCCCGGAGGGGCTGAGCCCATGATCGAGGCCGGTGTTCTCGACGGCCCCAAGGTCGATGTCGCCCTGGGGATCCATCTCTGGGCTCCGCTGCCGGTGGGGCAGATCGGCGTCACCCAGGGGCCCTTCATGGCCGCCGCAGACAACTTCGACATCACCGTGCTGGGCGTTGGTGGGCACGGGGCTTCGCCGCACACCTCGGTCGACCCCATCGTCGTCTCCGCGCACCTCGTCACCGCGCTGCAGACCATCGTCAGCCGGCGCAGCGACCCGTTCGAGTCGGTGGTGGTGACCGTGGGCTCGATTCACGGCGGTACGGCCAACAACATCATCCCCGATCGCGTGGTTCTCCACGGCACGGCCCGCGCGCTCGCCCCCGAGGTCCGCGACCAGATGGAGCGTCGCATCGGGGAGGTGGTGAAGGGCATCTGCGAGGCCTTCGGCGCCCGCTACGAGTACCGCTATCACTACAGCTACCCGCCCACGGTGAACGACTCCGCGGTGACCGCGCTTGTCGCCGACTGCGTGCGGGAAGCCCAGGCCGCGCCGGTGATCTGTCGCACCATGGGGGGAGAGGACATGTCGTACTTCCTCAACCGGGTGCCGGGCTGCTTCTTCTTCGTGGGCTGCGGGAACCCATCGAGGGGCATCACGCACCCGCATCACAGCCCGTTCTTCGACATCGACGAGGACGCGCTGCCCCTCGGCGTCGAGGTGATGCTGCGCGCGGTCGACGCGGCGCTGGCGGGTCGCGACCTCGCACTCGCGGCCGCTCGCGGCTGA